CCCCGAGCGTGCGCAACTCCGCGAACTGCGCCTCGTCGTTGGCGTCCGCGATCGAACCCGGCCTGAGGCCGTCGCCCAGCGAGTACGTCACGTCGTAGGCGGCGAGGATCTCGCAGAGTTCCTCGAAGTTCTCGTACAGGAACGACTCCTTGTGGTGCGCCAGGCACCACGCGGCCATGATCGAGCCGCCACGCGAGACGATGCCGGTCTTACGGTTGGCGGTGAGGGGCACATACGGCAGGCGCACGCCCGCGTGGACGGTCATGTAGTCCACGCCCTGCTCGGCCTGCTCGATGACCGTGTCCTTGTAGATCTCCCAGGTCAGTTCCTCGGCCTTGCCGTCGACCTTCTCCAGGGCCTGGTAGAGCGGCACCGTGCCGATGGGGACGGGGGAGTTGCGCAGCACCCACTCGCGGGTGGTGTGGATGTTGCGGCCGGTGGACAGGTCCATGACCGTATCGGCGCCCCAGCGGGTCGCCCAGGTCATCTTCTCCACCTCCTCCTCGATGGAGGAGGTCACCGCGGAGTTGCCGATGTTGGCGTTGACCTTCACCAGGAACCGCTTGCCGATGATCATCGGCTCGATCTCCGGGTGGTTGACGTTGACCGGCAGCACTGCGCGACCCGCCGCGATCTCCTCGCGGACCACCTCGGGGGAAACATTCTCCCGGATGGCCACGTACTCCATCTCCGGCGTGATCTCGCCCCGGCGGGCGTACGCGAGCTGCGTCACCGCCTGGCCGCTGCGGCCTCGACGCGGCTGGCGCGGCCGTCCGGGGAAGACCGCGTCCAGGTTGCGCAGCCCGCCGCGCGGCGAGGTGTGCTTGATCCCATCGTCCTCGGGACGGACGGGACGGCCCGCGTACTCCTCGGTGTCGCCGCGGGCGATGATCCAGTTCTCCCGCAACGGCGGCAGGCCCCTGCGAACATCGGTGTCGACGAGTGGATCGGTGTATGGGCCCGACGTGTCGTACAGCGTGACCGACTGCCCATTGGTGAGGTGCACCTGGCGGACCGGCACGCGCAGGTCGGGGCGCGAACCCTCGACGTACGCCTTGTGCCAGCCGATGGACTTCCCGGCCTCCTGGGACATGTCGTCCTGAACAGAGGCAGGCGTGCGTGCGTCCTTGTTGGTCATGAGACCTACTCCCTACGCCGGCATTACCCGGTAACAGGTTCGGCGGTCGACGCAGCGGTTTCCGTCCGCCGACGTTTCCTGCGGAACATCGCCTGTTCCACGTGAAACATCGCACGTACGGAGGTCAGCGCCCTCTCAGCCCGGTGCTCCGAGCTCCCGCGTGTGCAAAGGTGCCTCCACGCTAGCGTCATATGTGGCGCGGTGAACAGTGGGCCCCCTAGCGTTCTTGCGATGATCGGGCGGTGACCAGCATGGAGCAGTACCCGTATCGACCGCCCGAGCCGCGCCGCCCAGACGTCTCGGAGCAGGGCGGCGGCTACGGCCAGGACGGCCATGCAGCCGGCCACCCGTACGGCCACGACGCCCGGACGAGCGGGGTGGCCGGACAGAGCCATGGGTACCCTCATGACCTCTCAGGGGCCGGTCACCGGCAGAGGGCGGCCGACTTCGACGGAGGCGAGGGGCGTGCTCCCGAGCGGCGATCCGGCGGGGACGACGGCGGCGGTCACGGCCATGGGCAGGGCCACGGGCACAGTCATAGCCACAGCCACGGTCCCGCTGCCCCCGTTTCCAAGCATCTGCGCAAGGTCATCGCCGCGATCCTGGTCCCGTTCACCGCGGCGGTCGTCGTCGGACTGCTGGTGCTCTGGCCCGGGGGAGCCCCGCCGCACAAGCGCACCGGCGTCGGCTTCGACCGGGAGACGCAGCAGGCCACGGTCACCAAGGTCGTCGAGGTGAGCTGCCGGTCGGTGAACGCCTCCGGCGACACCCCGACCGGCGACACCTCCACCGCCGAGGGCAACTCGGTGGAACAGCAGGCGAAGGGAACCTGCAAGAAGGCGACCGTCCGGCTCGACACCGGCAAGGACAAGGGCCGTACGTTCACCGAGATCGTGCAGCCCGACCAGCCCCGGCAGCTGCACCAGAGCGAACAGGTGATGGTCGCCTACGAGCCCTCGGCACCGAAAGACCTGCAGTACTCGGTGACCGATGTGAACCGGAAGTTCCCCATGACGCTGCTCGCGGGGATCTTCGCACTCGCCGTCGTGGTGGTCGGCAGACTGCGCGGTGTCATGGCGCTCGTCGCACTGGCCATCAGCTTCATGGTGCTGAACTTCTTCATCCTGCCCGCGATCCTCCAGGGCTCGAACCCGCTGCTCGTGGCCGTGATCGGGTCGAGCGCCATCATGCTGATCGCCCTCTACATGTGCCACGGCCTGTCCGCCCGCACCTCGGTGGCGGTACTCGGCACCCTGGCCTCACTGGCGCTGATCGGCATCCTCGGCTCACAGTTCATCGACTGGGCCGCGCTCACCGGCAACACCGACGACCAGACCGGCCTGATCCACGGCCTCTACCCAAAGCTCGACATGAGCGGCCTGCTGCTCGCCGGCGTCATCATCGGCTCACTCGGCGTCCTGGACGACGTGACCGTGACCCAGACCTCGGCCGTCTGGGAACTGCACGACGCCAACCCGGCAATGGGCCGGCGCGGACTGTACCGGGCAGGCATCCGCATCGGCCGCGACCACATCGCCTCCGTGGTCAACACCCTCGTCCTCGCCTACGCCGGCGCCGCCCTTCCGCTGATGCTGCTCTTCTCCATCGCGCAGAGCGGCGTGGGCACCGTCGCCAACAGCGAACTGGTCGCCGAGGAGATCGTACGCACGCTGGTCGGCTCGATCGGCCTGGTCGCCTCGGTCCCGGTCACCACGCTCCTCGCCGCCCTGGTCGTCTCGGCAGACCGACCCGGCCCGGACAGCCCGGCATCCGCTGCGGCACAGCCCGTCCCGGCACGCGGTGGGCGGGGACGACGCCGAAAGCGGTGAGTGAGGCCAACTGGGCCGACGTGACACGCGGTCGGCGATGAACCGCTGCCCGGCCGAAGGCCATGCCCCCGGCCAAGCCCGGCGCTCTTCGCTCTCCGCAGAAGCGTTCCTGCTTGGTTCCATGCGGCACGGCGGAGCGCCCGGCGCCCCGTGCCGTAACGCCTCAGCCGGCGCTCTGCTCCTCGGCCAGGATGCGGTCCAGAGCCTCTTCCAGATGGGCGTCGAAGTCCGCCAGCGCACCCTCCTGCCCCAGCGGCACGAGCTTGTCCGTACGGTCCAGGAAGGCCACCAGCGGCGGTACGGAGGAGCGGAACAGGGCCTGATCGCAGCCGACCTGAAGCCTGATCAGCACCTCGCCCAGCATCTCGGAATCGGCGGGAGCGATGTGCACATCCCCCTCGCCGCACGGCCGGCCGACGCCGTCGACCAGCAGCTCGCGTCCGAACGCCCAGGTCACCGGGGCATCACCGGGCAAATGGAAGGTGAGCCGCACGGCATAGGGATCACTGGTCCCGTAGCGCAACTCCACCGGGATGCGGAAGGAGAGCTCCTCCGACACGAGAAAGCTCATCATGACTTCTGCCTGTACGGACTCACGCATCGTCTACCCCGTCATATGACATCGACTGGCCGGGATTGATCCCTCTAACGGTGGTCAAATCTTGCTGAACGTACACGGGAGATCACAAGGAGTAAGTTTTCAGATACTGATAGAGAGGGTGAGCGTCCCCAGGTGCCGCCCGATCTCCGTCTGCAGCCGGTGGGCTGCGGGCAACAGCCGGTCAGCCTGGTGGACAGGCAGCGACATGGCCATCGTGGCCACGGTGGTGCCGACCGTGATCGGGACCGCCGCACAGACCGTCCCGAGCACGTACTCCTGGCGCTCCACCACCGGTCCCATGCGCGGCATCCGGGTCAGCCGCCGCAACAGGGCGTCGTTGTCACGCACCGTGTACGGAGTGAGGGACTGCACGGGATAGCGGGCGAGATGGTCGCGGCGGGCGTCCTCGTCCAGCTGGGAGAGCAGGCACTGCCCGATGGCGTGCGCATGGCCGGTCGCGCGGAAGTCGGCCCACTCCTCGACCGCAGGCGCCTCGGGGGAGTCGGAGACGCACATGACCTCGATCTCACCGTCCCGGTACATCGCGTAGTACACCGGCACACCGATGGAATCGCGCCAGTGCGCCAGCGTGTCGGCCACCGCGCTGCGACGTTTCTGCTGTGCTCCGCTGCTGCCGAGCCGTTCGGCCGCGTCACCGAGGAAGAACAGCCCTTTCTCACGGCGCAGATAGCCCTCGTGCACCAGGGTGCGCAGCAGGTGGTACGTCGTCGGGAGGGCGAGGCCGGTCTCGCGGGCGAGTTGTTTCGCGGGGGCGCCGTAACTGTGTTCGGCGACGGTCTCCAGCAGGCGCATGGCGCGCTGGACGGACCCGATGAGCGTCGCGGCGGCCGGCGGGCCCGAGGCGCCGGAGGGGTGCGAGGGCCCAGAGGCGTCAGTCAGGGGCGGTGGGCCAGAAGCGCCGGTGGGGTGCGGTGGGCCGCAGGGTCCGGCCGGGTGCGGTTGTTCCGGGACCGCGACGGCCGGTGGCCGTTGGGCGGGGGGTGCGCAGGAGCGCGGTGAGGTGGGGGCTGTGTGCGGTTCTGCCGGTGCGGTGTCAACCGTGGCCAAGGGTCACTCCCGGAGCACGAGGGGCAGCCCGTGCGGAGGAGAAGCACGGAGGGGATCTGCGCCGCCCGCGGGGCCGGACCCCGCGGGAGTTCCGGACTCTAACCGTCCGCCACCGCACGCAGACGGCCTCACGGGGAAACTTCCCTCCCCCGAGGGAAACCGGTGCTCACCTTGCCGGGAACCGGTGGCGCCGTTACCGGTCACCGGTCCCCGCGTCCGTCACCAGTCGCTGCGTGACGAGGAGTTCGACAGGAACTTGCGCACGATGTAGATGAGTCCGCCAACCAGAGCGACGAAGATCAGCGCCTTGAAGAGCAGAGTGATCACGAATCCGACCACGGTCGCTATCAGGCCGCCGAACACGACCAGGGCGATGACCGGCACCGCGACCCACTTCACCCACCACGGAAGTCCCGCGAAGATCTCTCGCATCGCCCTTGTCCTTTGCGTTGTCGTACGTCTGGGTTTTCAGTACAGCGTTTGGCGTTCTGCACTCGATGCTAGGGCCGACAGGGGGTCCCGCGGGGGCCTCGCGTCCCTTGTCCTCCCCTGACCCGTCCCCTAGGGAACCCCGAGATCCGGACTCACGCCTCGGGCGGAGAGAAGACGACGAGAACCCTGAGGTCCTCGCTGATGTGGTGGAACTTGTGGGTGACTCCGGCCGGCACGTACACGACGCTCCCCCGCGCCACCTCGGTCGTCTCCAGTCCGACCGTGATCGACGCCCGGCCGCTCACGACGAAGTACACCTCGTCCTGGTTGTGCGGCTTCTGCGGGTCGTGCTCGCCCGCGTTGAGGGCGTACAGGCCGACGGACATGTTCCGCTCCCGCAGGAACTGAAGGTACGCCCCCTCGTTGGCGGCGCGCTCCGCCTCCAGTTCGTCCAGCCGGAATGCCTTCATCGCCGCTGTCGCCCTCATCTCACTGCTCGGTTCCGATCCGGTCTGCCACGATCAGACACATGAAGAATTTTGTAGTCAAGACGATCGCCAACGCGGGCGCCCTGGCAGTTGCCGTGTGGCTGCTGGACAAGATCACTCTTACCGGTGACAGCACGGCCAAGAAGGCCGGAACGCTGATCGTCGTCGCACTGATCTTCGGTCTGGTGAACTGGCTGGTCAAGCCCATCGTGAAGGTCCTCACCTTCCCGCTGTTCATCCTGACCCTGGGCCTGATCACCCTGGTCGTGAACGCGCTGATGCTGCTGCTGACCTCCTGGGTGTGCGGCAAGCTCGATCTGAGTTTCCATGTGCAGGGCTTCTGGACGGCCGTCGTCGGCGGTCTGATCGTCTCCGTGGTCTCCTGGGCGCTGCACGTCGTACTGCCCGACGAGGACTGAGCGCACCATGACCTACCGCGTCTGCTTCGTGTGCACCGGAAACATCTGCCGCTCCCCGATGGCCGAATCCGTCTTCCGCGCGCGGGTGACGGAAGCCGGCCTCGAGGACCGGGTGGAGGTCGACAGCGCCGGCACCGGCGGCTGGCACGAGGGCGAGCCCGCCGACCCGCGGACCGTCTCGGTCCTCGAAGAACACGGTTACGACAGCGATCACATAGTGCGCCAGTTCGAACCGTCGTGGTTCTCCCGCCTCGATCTCGTGATCGCCCTCGACGCCGGTCATCTCAAGGCCCTGCGCCGCCTCGCACCCACCGAGGAGGACGCACGCAAGGTCCGCCTGCTGCGCTCCTACGACCCTGCCGCCGATGACGACCTCGACGTCCCGGATCCGTACTACGGACGCCGGGACAGCTTCGAGGAATGCCTCGAGATGGTGCAGGCGGCGAGCGCCGGTCTGCTCGCCGCCGTACGCGAGCAGTTGGGAGGGCGGGCCGCATGAGCGACACCCCCAACGACGCGGGTCGCACCGGCGACGGCACGCGCGCGGTGCGCGCGGGGCTGCCCGAGCCGGTCAAGCACGAGCCGACCCTGCCCGGACCGGTGTTCGCGGCGCACTTCCATCTGCCCGGCGAGGTGACGGGGCCGTACGCGTACGGCCGTGACGACAACCCGACCTGGACGCTGCTGGAGCGGGCTGTCGGCGAGTTGGAGGCGCCCGGGCGGGACGACGTCGAGACGCTGGTCTTCGCCTCCGGCATGGCCGCGATCTCCTCCGTGCTGTTCTCCCAGCTGCGCGCCGGGGACGCGGTCGTACTGCCCTCCGACGGCTACCAGGTGCTGCCGCTGGTCCGCGCCCAGCTGGAGGCGTACGGCATCGAGGTGCGCACGGCGCCCACCGGCGGTGACGGTCAGCTGGAGGTCCTCGACGGCGCCCGGCTGCTGTGGATCGAGTCCCCGTCGAACCCGGGGCTCGACGTGTGCGACATCCGGCGGCTGGTGGCGGCGGCCCATGCGCAGGGCACCCGGGTTGCCGTCGACAACACCCTCGCCACCCCGCTCGGACAGCGCCCACTGTCGCTGGGCGCCGACTTCTCCGTGGCCAGCGGCACCAAGCAGCTCACCGGCCACGGCGATCTGCTGCTGGGCTACGTCGCCGGCCGCGACGCCGAGGCGATGGCCGCCGTACGGCGCTGGCGCAAGATCGTCGGAGCGATCTCCGGGCCCATGGAGACCTGGCTCGCACACCGGTCCATCGCCACGCTTCAGCTGCGCGTCGACCGCCAGAACGCCACCGCCCTCGCGGTCGCGCAGGCCCTGAAGCAGCGGTCCGAGGTGTCCGGCCTGCGCTATCCCGGGCTGCCCGACGATCCCTCGCACAAGATCGCCTCACAGCAGATGCGCCGCTTCGGCTGCGTGGTCTCCTTCACGCTGCCCACGCGCGCGCGGGCGGAGCGTTTTCTCCAGACATTGCGCCTGGTGGAGGACGCCACGAGCTTCGGCGGGGTGCGTTCCACGGCCGAGCGCCGCCGCCGCTGGGGCGGGGACGCGGTCCCGGAGGGCTTCGTCCGTATGTCCGTGGGTGCCGAGGACCCCGAGGACCTGATCGCCGATGTGCTGCGGGCCCTGGACGAGTCCGCCGAGTGAGCCCCTGCCCGTCCGCCCGCCCGCTGAGGGCGCACGACGGTCCGAGCCTCCCCCCTCGTGGCTCGGACCGTCTTCGGTTCCGCGCGCCAAGAACCGCGCGAACAAGGCTAGTTGACTCTCTGTCAGTGTCCAATCACGCTAGCGACAGAGACCTATCGACTTATTTATAGTTGGGGCCTGCCTGGGGGCCGAAGGAGGGCAGAGATCTAGGGGAGGGCACACCATGGACCTGGCCTTGCTGCGCACCTTCGTCACTGTGCACCGGGCTGGTTCCTTCACCCGCGCCGCCGCACTGCTCGGCCTCTCCCAGCCCGCCGTCACCTCACAGATCCGCACGCTGGAACGACAGCTGGGCAAGCCTCTCTTCCTCCGTCAGGCGCGCGGAGTGTCCCCGACGACCATCGGCGACGAACTCGCCCACAAGGCAGCGCCCCATCTCGACGCCCTGGTGGAGATAGCTGAGAGCGGCCTGGACGACGAGTCCTCCCTCAGAACCCTGCACCTTGCCGGCCCGCCCGAGTTCACCGCCGAACGCGCCCTGCCCGCCCTGACGGAACTGACCGGTGACGACGGCCAGGGGTTCGCGCTCCGCGCCTCCTTCGGTACGGCGGAGGAAGCGCTGGAGGGACTGGCCTCCGGACACCATGATCTGGCCATCAGCACGGCCCGGCCGCGCGGTGCTCTGCTCACCGCGACTCCGCTCTGCGACGAGGAACATGTGCTGATCGCCGCACCTCGCTGGGTGGAGCGGATCGACGCGGAGGCGCTGCGCCTCAAGGGCGCGCCGGCGCTGGAGAATCTGCCCGTCGTCGAGGTCCACGAGTCGCTGCCCTTTGTCTCGCGCTACTGGGCCTCCGTCTTCGACTCCCGCCCGGCCGCCTCAGGCACGGTCATCGTCCCGGATCTCCGGGCGGTCCTCGCCTGCGCGATCGCGGGTGCCGGACTCGCGGTGCTGCCCCGCTATCTGTGCGCCGCCGCCCTCGACGACGGCGCGATCGCGCCCCTGAACGACCCGGTCGTGCCACCGCTGCGCACCTACTTCCTGGTGGTGCGCACCGGTACCCTCGCCATCCCGCATATAGCGCGGGCCCACGAGTGGCTTCAGCGGGCCGCTGCGGCCTGGTGCTGAGGCCCTTCGACACAGCGTCCACCCAAGGAGGTCGAGCAGTGACGCCTTGCGATGTTTCACGTGGAACCAGCCGGGCCACATTTCTCCCATGACCGTCCGACCCGTGGTCAAGCGCACCGCCCGTGCCGTTCTCCTGGACGGTGACGACCTGATCCTGATCAAGCGCACCAAGCCTGGTGTCGATCCCTACTGGGTCACTCCCGGTGGTGGGGTCGAGCCCGGGGACCCGACTGTTGTGGACGCACTGCACCGGGAGGTGTCCGAGGAACTCGGCGCCAAGATCACAGATGTGGTGCCGTGCTTCGTGGACACCGTCGAGCACATCGGCGAGGACGGTGGTGCGACCGGCGTGAAGGTGCAGCACTTCTTCGTCTGCCGGCTGGAGTCCATGGACCCGGCCCTGCGGCACGGCCCCGAAGTGGACGAGCCAGCCGGTGAGTACGAGATCGTCCGCGTCCCCTTCACCCGCGTCGGCATCGCCTCCGTCCACCTTGTCCCGCTGTCACTGCGCCACTATTTGGACGGCAATATCGAGGGGGTGCGCGCCATGCACGCTCCCGACCTCGGTTAGGGCGCTCAGTCCCCGACGACGAGCAGTTCCTCCACCGCGTCGTGCCGTATGCGGCTCGACGGGATGCCGAAGCCCCGGAGCATGTCGACGCCGCTGCGGATCATGCCGGGCGGTCCGGAGAGATAGGCGTCGTACTCGTTCCAGGGGCCGTAGTCGCGTAGGGCTTCGGGAAGCTGGAGACGCGCCTGCTGGTCGATGATCGCCCGGACTGACAGCCAGGAGTGGCTCTGCTGAAGCCGGAGCATGGTGTCGATCTCGTAGAGGTCGTGGTCGGTGCGGGCGCCGTAGAACACCTCGACAGGTCGGCGTGCTCCATGCTCGGCGAC
The genomic region above belongs to Streptomyces sp. CG1 and contains:
- a CDS encoding DUF5326 family protein, with amino-acid sequence MREIFAGLPWWVKWVAVPVIALVVFGGLIATVVGFVITLLFKALIFVALVGGLIYIVRKFLSNSSSRSDW
- a CDS encoding IclR family transcriptional regulator, which produces MRLLETVAEHSYGAPAKQLARETGLALPTTYHLLRTLVHEGYLRREKGLFFLGDAAERLGSSGAQQKRRSAVADTLAHWRDSIGVPVYYAMYRDGEIEVMCVSDSPEAPAVEEWADFRATGHAHAIGQCLLSQLDEDARRDHLARYPVQSLTPYTVRDNDALLRRLTRMPRMGPVVERQEYVLGTVCAAVPITVGTTVATMAMSLPVHQADRLLPAAHRLQTEIGRHLGTLTLSISI
- a CDS encoding cupin domain-containing protein; this encodes MKAFRLDELEAERAANEGAYLQFLRERNMSVGLYALNAGEHDPQKPHNQDEVYFVVSGRASITVGLETTEVARGSVVYVPAGVTHKFHHISEDLRVLVVFSPPEA
- a CDS encoding low molecular weight protein-tyrosine-phosphatase, giving the protein MTYRVCFVCTGNICRSPMAESVFRARVTEAGLEDRVEVDSAGTGGWHEGEPADPRTVSVLEEHGYDSDHIVRQFEPSWFSRLDLVIALDAGHLKALRRLAPTEEDARKVRLLRSYDPAADDDLDVPDPYYGRRDSFEECLEMVQAASAGLLAAVREQLGGRAA
- a CDS encoding cystathionine gamma-lyase; this translates as MSDTPNDAGRTGDGTRAVRAGLPEPVKHEPTLPGPVFAAHFHLPGEVTGPYAYGRDDNPTWTLLERAVGELEAPGRDDVETLVFASGMAAISSVLFSQLRAGDAVVLPSDGYQVLPLVRAQLEAYGIEVRTAPTGGDGQLEVLDGARLLWIESPSNPGLDVCDIRRLVAAAHAQGTRVAVDNTLATPLGQRPLSLGADFSVASGTKQLTGHGDLLLGYVAGRDAEAMAAVRRWRKIVGAISGPMETWLAHRSIATLQLRVDRQNATALAVAQALKQRSEVSGLRYPGLPDDPSHKIASQQMRRFGCVVSFTLPTRARAERFLQTLRLVEDATSFGGVRSTAERRRRWGGDAVPEGFVRMSVGAEDPEDLIADVLRALDESAE
- a CDS encoding YibE/F family protein, with amino-acid sequence MTSMEQYPYRPPEPRRPDVSEQGGGYGQDGHAAGHPYGHDARTSGVAGQSHGYPHDLSGAGHRQRAADFDGGEGRAPERRSGGDDGGGHGHGQGHGHSHSHSHGPAAPVSKHLRKVIAAILVPFTAAVVVGLLVLWPGGAPPHKRTGVGFDRETQQATVTKVVEVSCRSVNASGDTPTGDTSTAEGNSVEQQAKGTCKKATVRLDTGKDKGRTFTEIVQPDQPRQLHQSEQVMVAYEPSAPKDLQYSVTDVNRKFPMTLLAGIFALAVVVVGRLRGVMALVALAISFMVLNFFILPAILQGSNPLLVAVIGSSAIMLIALYMCHGLSARTSVAVLGTLASLALIGILGSQFIDWAALTGNTDDQTGLIHGLYPKLDMSGLLLAGVIIGSLGVLDDVTVTQTSAVWELHDANPAMGRRGLYRAGIRIGRDHIASVVNTLVLAYAGAALPLMLLFSIAQSGVGTVANSELVAEEIVRTLVGSIGLVASVPVTTLLAALVVSADRPGPDSPASAAAQPVPARGGRGRRRKR
- a CDS encoding SsgA family sporulation/cell division regulator — protein: MRESVQAEVMMSFLVSEELSFRIPVELRYGTSDPYAVRLTFHLPGDAPVTWAFGRELLVDGVGRPCGEGDVHIAPADSEMLGEVLIRLQVGCDQALFRSSVPPLVAFLDRTDKLVPLGQEGALADFDAHLEEALDRILAEEQSAG
- a CDS encoding phage holin family protein, with the translated sequence MKNFVVKTIANAGALAVAVWLLDKITLTGDSTAKKAGTLIVVALIFGLVNWLVKPIVKVLTFPLFILTLGLITLVVNALMLLLTSWVCGKLDLSFHVQGFWTAVVGGLIVSVVSWALHVVLPDED
- a CDS encoding LysR family transcriptional regulator, translating into MDLALLRTFVTVHRAGSFTRAAALLGLSQPAVTSQIRTLERQLGKPLFLRQARGVSPTTIGDELAHKAAPHLDALVEIAESGLDDESSLRTLHLAGPPEFTAERALPALTELTGDDGQGFALRASFGTAEEALEGLASGHHDLAISTARPRGALLTATPLCDEEHVLIAAPRWVERIDAEALRLKGAPALENLPVVEVHESLPFVSRYWASVFDSRPAASGTVIVPDLRAVLACAIAGAGLAVLPRYLCAAALDDGAIAPLNDPVVPPLRTYFLVVRTGTLAIPHIARAHEWLQRAAAAWC
- a CDS encoding NUDIX domain-containing protein, with amino-acid sequence MTVRPVVKRTARAVLLDGDDLILIKRTKPGVDPYWVTPGGGVEPGDPTVVDALHREVSEELGAKITDVVPCFVDTVEHIGEDGGATGVKVQHFFVCRLESMDPALRHGPEVDEPAGEYEIVRVPFTRVGIASVHLVPLSLRHYLDGNIEGVRAMHAPDLG
- the thiC gene encoding phosphomethylpyrimidine synthase ThiC, with product MTNKDARTPASVQDDMSQEAGKSIGWHKAYVEGSRPDLRVPVRQVHLTNGQSVTLYDTSGPYTDPLVDTDVRRGLPPLRENWIIARGDTEEYAGRPVRPEDDGIKHTSPRGGLRNLDAVFPGRPRQPRRGRSGQAVTQLAYARRGEITPEMEYVAIRENVSPEVVREEIAAGRAVLPVNVNHPEIEPMIIGKRFLVKVNANIGNSAVTSSIEEEVEKMTWATRWGADTVMDLSTGRNIHTTREWVLRNSPVPIGTVPLYQALEKVDGKAEELTWEIYKDTVIEQAEQGVDYMTVHAGVRLPYVPLTANRKTGIVSRGGSIMAAWCLAHHKESFLYENFEELCEILAAYDVTYSLGDGLRPGSIADANDEAQFAELRTLGELNQIAKRFHVQTMIEGPGHVPMHKIKENIDLQQEICDEAPFYTLGPLTTDIAPAYDHITSGIGAAMIAWWGTAMLCYVTPKEHLGLPNRDDVKTGVITYKIAAHAADLAKGHPGAQEWDDALSDARFEFRWEDQFNLALDPDTAREFHDETLPAEPAKTAHFCSMCGPKFCSMKISQSITERFGGAVAEGASAEEVAEGMLQKSKEFAEAGNRVYLPIAD